The Streptomyces sp. NBC_01142 genome has a window encoding:
- a CDS encoding acyl-CoA reductase produces MTVHHPAETHEHHYWQGAFIGDEEAGRRLAGLSTAVEAALGTPLETETVLAACDALATVLRAPEHPVRTRLARHLPEGEDPAVLTELAAHLSRTELTRKLRRELGGAAPGRLNRPDARETVYEAWAPVGLVAHIAPGNAATVAPLSIVEGLLAGNVNILKTSSGDTLLTQHLLAELAALDPTGAIADRVVVLRFSSSRQEWLRLMCAPADAIAVWGGESAVEGVAAHVPPGCRLVEWGHRISFAYLTRDAWQDPDTLGALAADVCLYEQQACSSPQVVYLDTEDERDVFAFAERFAGVLATRPAAAPPPDGHDLDPAEQAELTTTELIARLEEHLDLTRVFAAPDGSWRVMADTRPALTASPLHRSVWIKPLPRKKLLGALRPMRRYLQTAGIAGSRIDIAELSRTVLAAGVTRITPIGAMLASYPGEPHDGVYALQRYSRRVAVQTDARFATTACLDDLARPVVLPPPGGPLLGKEEVQELNRHVARADAELYFRSGGSTGAPALSLFSYDDYDTQMHAAARGLLAAGYDPVADRTANLFYCGGMYGSFISFFSILERLGGVQLPLSAGPDHRATAQALIAHQADTLFGMPSYLWQLLHEEKDSLRAYGGLRKIFYGGEHFTAEQQRTLKDTFGIEVVRSITYGSTDLGPLGYQCAESTGGVHHLHADLHTMEILDITSDRPVAPGETGRLVFATHARRGQNLGRYVIGDLGRIVPGRCPCGSHAPRFELRGRTGDVMRVATYLLNHRRFVAIAEEQGRYTGELQILLTAPDTREHLTVRVERSGTPAPERLREAFLAGYPELRAAVEERLLDLTIEAVDGSSLDRSPTSGKLRSVVDARR; encoded by the coding sequence GTGACCGTGCACCACCCCGCCGAAACCCACGAACACCACTACTGGCAGGGCGCCTTCATCGGCGACGAGGAGGCAGGGCGCCGTCTGGCCGGCCTGTCCACCGCAGTCGAGGCCGCCCTCGGCACCCCGCTGGAGACCGAGACCGTCCTGGCCGCCTGCGACGCCCTGGCCACCGTCCTGCGCGCCCCGGAGCACCCGGTGCGCACCCGGCTCGCCCGCCACCTGCCCGAGGGCGAGGACCCGGCCGTCCTCACCGAACTCGCCGCCCATCTCAGCCGGACCGAGCTCACCCGCAAGCTCCGTCGCGAACTCGGCGGCGCCGCACCGGGCCGGCTGAACCGCCCCGACGCACGGGAGACCGTCTACGAGGCATGGGCCCCCGTGGGCCTGGTCGCCCACATCGCCCCGGGCAACGCAGCCACCGTCGCCCCGCTCAGCATCGTCGAGGGCCTGCTCGCCGGCAACGTCAACATCCTCAAGACCAGCAGTGGCGACACCCTGCTCACCCAGCATCTGCTGGCCGAGCTCGCCGCCCTGGACCCCACCGGCGCCATCGCCGACCGCGTCGTCGTGCTGCGCTTTTCCTCCTCCCGGCAGGAGTGGCTGCGCCTGATGTGCGCACCCGCCGACGCCATCGCCGTCTGGGGCGGCGAGAGCGCCGTCGAAGGGGTCGCCGCCCATGTCCCGCCCGGCTGCCGCCTGGTGGAGTGGGGCCACCGCATCTCCTTCGCCTACCTCACCCGCGACGCCTGGCAGGACCCGGACACGCTCGGCGCCCTGGCAGCCGACGTGTGCCTGTACGAGCAACAGGCCTGCTCCAGCCCCCAGGTGGTCTACCTCGACACCGAGGACGAGCGGGACGTCTTCGCCTTCGCCGAGCGTTTCGCCGGCGTGCTCGCCACCCGGCCCGCCGCCGCGCCCCCGCCCGACGGCCATGATCTCGACCCCGCCGAACAGGCCGAGCTGACCACCACCGAGCTGATCGCCCGACTGGAGGAACACCTCGACCTGACCCGGGTGTTCGCCGCCCCCGACGGTTCCTGGCGCGTCATGGCCGACACCAGGCCCGCCCTCACCGCCTCCCCCCTGCACCGCAGCGTGTGGATCAAGCCGCTGCCGCGCAAGAAACTGCTCGGCGCACTGCGGCCCATGCGCCGCTACCTGCAGACCGCGGGCATCGCCGGCAGTCGCATCGACATCGCCGAACTCTCCCGCACCGTCCTGGCCGCAGGCGTCACCCGCATCACGCCCATCGGCGCCATGCTCGCCAGCTACCCCGGCGAGCCCCACGACGGCGTCTACGCGCTCCAGCGCTACAGCCGCCGCGTGGCGGTCCAGACCGACGCCCGCTTTGCCACCACCGCCTGCCTGGACGACCTGGCCCGCCCGGTCGTCCTCCCGCCGCCCGGCGGGCCGCTGCTCGGCAAGGAAGAAGTCCAGGAACTCAACCGCCACGTCGCACGAGCCGATGCCGAGCTGTACTTCCGCAGCGGCGGCAGCACCGGCGCCCCGGCACTGTCCCTCTTCAGCTACGACGACTACGACACCCAGATGCACGCCGCCGCCCGCGGTCTGCTCGCCGCCGGCTACGACCCGGTGGCGGACCGCACGGCCAACCTCTTCTACTGCGGGGGCATGTACGGCAGCTTCATCAGTTTCTTCTCCATCCTTGAGCGTCTCGGCGGCGTCCAACTGCCCCTGTCCGCCGGCCCCGACCACCGGGCCACGGCCCAGGCTCTGATCGCCCACCAGGCGGACACTCTCTTCGGAATGCCCTCCTACCTGTGGCAGCTGCTGCACGAGGAGAAGGACTCTCTGCGCGCATACGGCGGCCTCCGGAAGATCTTCTACGGCGGCGAGCACTTCACCGCCGAACAGCAGCGCACCCTGAAGGACACCTTCGGCATCGAGGTCGTCCGCTCCATCACCTACGGCAGCACCGACCTGGGCCCGCTCGGCTACCAGTGCGCCGAGAGCACCGGCGGCGTCCACCACCTCCACGCCGACCTGCACACGATGGAGATCCTCGACATCACCTCCGACAGGCCGGTAGCGCCGGGGGAGACCGGCCGCCTGGTCTTCGCCACGCACGCCCGGCGCGGCCAGAACCTCGGCCGCTACGTCATCGGCGACCTCGGCCGGATCGTCCCCGGCCGCTGCCCCTGCGGCAGCCACGCCCCCCGCTTCGAACTGCGCGGCAGGACCGGGGACGTGATGCGCGTGGCCACGTATCTGCTCAATCACCGCCGCTTCGTGGCGATAGCCGAGGAGCAGGGCCGCTACACCGGCGAACTCCAGATCCTGCTCACCGCTCCCGACACCCGCGAACACCTCACCGTCCGCGTCGAACGCTCCGGCACACCGGCCCCCGAGCGGCTGCGGGAGGCCTTCCTGGCCGGCTACCCCGAGCTGCGCGCGGCAGTGGAGGAGCGGCTGCTCGACCTCACGATCGAGGCGGTGGACGGCTCGTCCCTGGACCGCAGCCCGACCAGCGGCAAGCTGCGCTCAGTGGTGGACGCCCGCCGATAG
- a CDS encoding 3-oxoacyl-ACP synthase III family protein has product MTTPELLTRMEKTPEFDLFKITGMAERRVADDTTDVPEDCLTMAVSAARDCLDRSRYAPDEIDVVISCSISRTTDGRRQQFEPSFAHRIAQELGATSAIHFDVSNACAGMMTGVYLLDRMIRSGEVRNGLVLSGEHITPIAFTAAREMEDSRDPQFASLSVGDSAVAVLVDRATDDADVIHDIELMTCSEYSHLCLGMPSDDTGDLAMYTNNQVMHAEDRLSLWPTFHRDKLADDGRRFADEGYDFVVQHQVGSRFIDFMNNVGEKIFGTPMPQSLSVVEKFANTATTSHYLVLHQALAERRIPKGSKILLVPAASGVVTGFLSATVSSLEV; this is encoded by the coding sequence ATGACTACTCCGGAACTCCTCACCCGCATGGAGAAAACACCGGAATTCGACCTCTTCAAGATCACCGGAATGGCCGAGCGCCGCGTCGCGGACGACACCACCGACGTCCCCGAGGACTGCCTCACGATGGCAGTCTCGGCAGCGCGCGACTGCCTGGACCGCTCGCGTTACGCTCCGGACGAGATCGACGTCGTCATCTCCTGTTCCATCAGCCGCACGACAGACGGCCGACGCCAGCAGTTCGAGCCGTCGTTCGCCCATCGCATCGCCCAGGAGCTCGGCGCGACCAGCGCCATTCACTTCGACGTCTCCAATGCCTGCGCGGGCATGATGACCGGCGTCTATCTGCTGGACCGGATGATCCGCTCCGGTGAGGTGCGCAACGGCCTGGTGCTCAGCGGGGAGCACATCACCCCGATCGCCTTCACCGCCGCGCGCGAGATGGAAGACAGCCGGGACCCCCAGTTCGCGTCCCTCTCCGTCGGCGACTCGGCAGTCGCCGTGCTCGTCGACCGCGCCACCGACGACGCAGACGTCATCCACGACATCGAGCTGATGACCTGCTCGGAGTACTCACACCTGTGTCTGGGCATGCCCAGCGACGACACCGGCGACCTGGCGATGTACACGAACAACCAAGTGATGCACGCCGAGGACCGCCTCTCGCTGTGGCCGACCTTTCACCGCGACAAGCTGGCCGACGACGGTCGTCGATTCGCCGACGAGGGATACGACTTCGTCGTCCAGCACCAAGTCGGCAGCCGGTTCATCGACTTCATGAACAACGTGGGAGAGAAAATCTTCGGCACACCGATGCCGCAGTCGCTGTCGGTCGTCGAGAAGTTCGCCAACACCGCGACCACATCCCACTACCTGGTACTGCACCAGGCACTCGCCGAACGCCGAATACCCAAGGGATCCAAGATCCTCCTGGTGCCCGCCGCCTCGGGTGTGGTGACCGGTTTCCTGTCCGCGACCGTCTCCTCCCTGGAGGTATGA
- a CDS encoding acyl-protein synthase: MNPHLAPVGVPDPSLLPHVQQLCDLADPYTCGPAEDELFAAAMAETNAWHAERSPFFRSLYEATEPAQPYRAPLVHANFFKRHEVLSIPRDEVDLHLTSSGTTGQKSQMFFDNWTIRSAQRMVARIFERNGWITPEQEVNYLLYSYEPAPALNLGTSFTDNYLCDFAPARTVEYALRNTGNDHEFDPFGCVAALRRFERDDAPVRILGFPAFLFFTLERMSAMGLPPLGLPEGSLVVLGGGWKGHADRRIGKEELYARVTEQLGIPGERIRDTFGSVEHCIPYIECDHHRLHAPVWSRVAIRSTRTLEPLPYGEIGYLHLVSPYITSVPAQSVLMGDLASLHPGDACGCELTTDWFTVHGRAGVSRNRSCAVAAAELMKGMS; this comes from the coding sequence ATGAACCCCCATCTCGCCCCGGTCGGCGTCCCCGACCCCTCCCTCCTGCCGCACGTGCAGCAACTGTGCGACCTGGCCGACCCGTACACCTGCGGGCCCGCCGAGGACGAACTGTTCGCCGCGGCCATGGCGGAGACCAACGCCTGGCACGCAGAACGCTCCCCGTTCTTCCGCTCGTTGTACGAAGCCACAGAGCCCGCGCAGCCGTACCGCGCCCCGCTGGTGCACGCCAACTTCTTCAAGCGCCACGAGGTGCTGTCCATCCCGCGCGACGAGGTCGACCTGCACCTGACCTCCTCCGGCACCACCGGCCAGAAGTCGCAGATGTTCTTCGACAACTGGACCATCCGCTCCGCCCAGCGCATGGTCGCCCGGATCTTCGAGCGCAACGGCTGGATCACCCCCGAACAGGAGGTCAACTACCTCCTCTACAGCTACGAGCCGGCCCCCGCCCTCAATCTCGGCACCTCCTTCACCGACAACTACCTCTGCGACTTCGCCCCGGCCCGCACCGTCGAGTACGCGCTGCGCAACACCGGCAACGACCACGAGTTCGACCCCTTCGGCTGCGTCGCCGCGCTGCGCCGCTTCGAGCGGGACGACGCCCCGGTCCGCATCCTGGGCTTTCCCGCCTTCCTCTTCTTCACCCTGGAGCGGATGAGCGCCATGGGGCTGCCGCCGCTGGGCCTGCCCGAGGGCTCGCTGGTCGTCCTCGGCGGCGGCTGGAAGGGCCACGCCGACCGGCGCATCGGCAAGGAGGAGCTGTACGCCCGCGTCACCGAGCAGCTCGGCATCCCCGGCGAGCGCATCCGTGACACCTTCGGATCCGTCGAGCACTGCATCCCGTACATCGAATGCGACCACCACCGCCTGCACGCCCCCGTCTGGTCCCGGGTCGCCATCCGCTCCACCCGCACCCTCGAACCCCTGCCGTACGGCGAGATCGGCTACCTGCACCTCGTCTCGCCCTACATCACCTCCGTACCGGCGCAGAGCGTCCTCATGGGCGACCTCGCCTCCCTGCACCCCGGCGACGCGTGCGGATGCGAGCTGACCACCGACTGGTTCACCGTCCACGGCCGCGCCGGGGTGAGTCGCAACCGCAGCTGCGCGGTGGCCGCCGCCGAACTGATGAAGGGAATGTCGTGA
- a CDS encoding MFS transporter, with the protein MSATPDTRADEGRRLPLVLRNRAFGAVWLGQVLTQAAVRMFQVGVSWWLVAYAVDDGRGLASGLFMAVSSLPAVALAPVVARAVARIAHRSVLRAAAALAGAAAAALAVWAWSSDLPLAAAYGATLALAACQAFFDPCLTTSVPELVDDEDIETATGFELSTQSLAGLGGALLGALIVDRAGVAGLAAGCAAAYLAAALLIAGVRFRTAAAHGENDGGAGEAATPRKRTLRSILRELPYVRRILVCFAAANLFTTAVFVVIPLYTRNVLGDGGGTVALLEASLGAGTLIGSSTGTRVPGRPTVTGAYCLGLMALALALPGLVAQRLVISCCLAVAGWCVGVIGVRFVALFQRLVPTADKPGFFAVMQAVLGATFPVASLLFGLAGDHLSAQTLCLVQAAGLVPAACALALLGARTPEPAADRPTAEAATGPAADRTPEPVGGER; encoded by the coding sequence ATGAGCGCCACTCCCGACACCCGTGCCGACGAGGGCCGTCGCCTGCCGCTCGTCCTGCGCAACCGCGCCTTCGGCGCCGTCTGGCTGGGCCAGGTCCTGACCCAGGCCGCGGTCCGCATGTTCCAGGTCGGCGTCTCCTGGTGGCTGGTCGCCTACGCCGTCGACGACGGGCGCGGACTGGCTTCCGGGCTGTTCATGGCCGTCAGCTCGCTGCCCGCCGTGGCCCTCGCTCCCGTCGTGGCCCGCGCCGTCGCCCGGATCGCCCACCGCTCCGTCCTGCGGGCGGCCGCCGCGCTGGCGGGCGCCGCCGCTGCCGCGCTGGCCGTCTGGGCCTGGTCGAGCGACCTGCCGCTGGCGGCCGCCTACGGCGCGACCCTCGCCCTGGCCGCGTGCCAGGCCTTCTTCGACCCCTGCCTGACCACGTCGGTGCCCGAACTCGTTGACGACGAGGACATCGAGACGGCCACGGGATTCGAGCTGTCCACCCAGTCCCTGGCCGGCCTCGGCGGGGCCCTGCTGGGGGCCCTGATCGTCGACCGGGCCGGCGTGGCCGGGCTCGCCGCCGGGTGCGCGGCCGCCTACCTCGCGGCCGCGCTGCTCATCGCCGGTGTGCGCTTCCGTACCGCAGCCGCGCACGGCGAAAACGACGGCGGCGCCGGTGAGGCGGCAACACCCCGGAAGCGCACGCTCCGCAGCATCCTCCGGGAACTGCCGTACGTCCGCCGCATCCTGGTCTGCTTCGCCGCGGCCAACCTCTTCACCACCGCCGTCTTCGTTGTCATTCCGCTCTACACCCGGAACGTGCTGGGTGACGGCGGCGGCACCGTGGCCCTGCTGGAGGCGTCCCTGGGCGCCGGCACGCTCATCGGCTCCTCCACCGGCACCCGGGTGCCGGGCCGGCCCACCGTCACCGGCGCGTACTGCCTGGGTCTGATGGCCCTCGCCCTGGCCCTCCCGGGCCTGGTCGCGCAGCGGCTGGTCATCTCCTGCTGCCTCGCCGTGGCCGGCTGGTGCGTGGGGGTCATCGGGGTCCGCTTCGTGGCCCTGTTCCAGCGGCTGGTGCCCACCGCCGACAAGCCCGGTTTCTTCGCCGTGATGCAGGCGGTGCTGGGGGCCACGTTCCCGGTGGCCTCGCTGCTGTTCGGACTCGCCGGGGACCACCTCTCGGCGCAGACACTGTGCCTGGTGCAGGCCGCCGGCCTGGTGCCCGCCGCCTGCGCGCTGGCCCTGCTGGGTGCCCGTACCCCCGAGCCGGCCGCGGACCGGCCGACCGCCGAGGCCGCGACCGGGCCTGCGGCCGACCGTACTCCCGAACCTGTCGGAGGCGAGCGGTGA
- a CDS encoding GNAT family N-acetyltransferase, producing MNARIAPAADADIAELRQLYYAVYGPHYPAALGTDPAEMARLIQDPHSLWLVARCPDTGALAASAAIHGEPGSRIGRLEGLAVHPDHRSDGLAATLTGALCAGMLDTGRLDSVYATVRTVSAGPQRVVARNGFRPLGILPNAVDLSSRESLALYARHSAGVLDRRVPVPEAPAPLLPLLRTVESCLGISYQGTRATDPLPAAAHGPAEQLEMIEAPAFVRRRLRERFPDAGGWFYPLHTPNVLLTPDDGRFEVYAYLNRTGRYCSLLTAHPDPAAAAAYLEPVTQALTRAGAGYVEALVPLAHHGALSAFLAQGFVAGALYPAMRADGDGFHDYVVLSRSTEQIDFRGVVVEPPLQPYLDCYLSAWASTYLPTLEVAS from the coding sequence GTGAACGCACGGATCGCCCCGGCTGCCGACGCGGACATCGCCGAACTGCGCCAGCTCTACTACGCCGTCTACGGGCCCCATTACCCCGCCGCGCTCGGCACCGACCCCGCCGAGATGGCCCGGCTCATCCAGGACCCGCACTCCCTCTGGCTCGTCGCCCGCTGCCCGGACACCGGAGCGCTGGCCGCGTCGGCGGCCATCCACGGCGAGCCGGGCAGCCGGATCGGGCGCCTGGAAGGCCTCGCTGTGCACCCGGACCACAGGTCCGATGGACTGGCCGCCACGCTGACCGGGGCCCTGTGCGCCGGGATGCTGGACACCGGGCGGCTGGACTCGGTGTACGCCACGGTCCGCACCGTCAGCGCCGGCCCGCAGCGCGTCGTCGCGCGCAACGGCTTCCGCCCGCTGGGCATCCTGCCCAACGCGGTAGATCTCAGCAGCCGAGAGAGCCTCGCCCTCTACGCGCGTCACTCCGCCGGTGTGCTGGACCGCCGCGTCCCCGTGCCCGAGGCGCCCGCCCCACTGCTCCCGCTTCTGCGGACAGTTGAGAGCTGCCTGGGCATCAGCTACCAAGGCACCCGCGCCACCGACCCGCTCCCGGCGGCCGCGCACGGGCCGGCCGAGCAGCTGGAGATGATCGAGGCTCCGGCCTTCGTCCGCCGCCGCCTCCGCGAGCGCTTCCCCGACGCGGGCGGCTGGTTCTACCCGCTGCACACACCCAACGTGCTGCTCACCCCCGACGACGGGCGGTTCGAGGTCTACGCGTACCTCAACCGCACCGGACGGTACTGCTCGCTGCTGACCGCCCACCCCGACCCCGCCGCTGCCGCCGCCTATCTCGAACCCGTCACCCAGGCCCTGACCCGGGCCGGCGCGGGCTATGTGGAGGCCCTGGTGCCGCTGGCGCACCACGGAGCCCTCTCGGCCTTCCTGGCCCAGGGCTTCGTCGCCGGCGCGCTCTACCCGGCGATGCGCGCCGACGGCGACGGCTTCCACGACTACGTCGTCCTCTCCCGCTCCACCGAGCAGATCGACTTCCGCGGCGTGGTCGTCGAACCGCCCCTCCAGCCCTACCTGGACTGCTACCTGTCCGCCTGGGCGTCGACCTACCTGCCCACACTCGAGGTTGCCTCATGA
- a CDS encoding phenylacetate--CoA ligase family protein encodes MSAHQLSDLIRFVRHNSPFYQDLYASLPPDADRLTDLPVVDQQEFWSANTLHDNRVLTGPLSEATVYKTGGTTGAPKFSVYTRDEWRTFVTAFGQGLLDTGLRPGHRVADLFYAGELYASFLFILDSLAHAPVDNVRLPIGGAAPLESTVPTLQDFAAEVVAGTPTTLCRLAEHLISSGVRLDAVELVLFGGEALFADQRRLLAAAFPNAEARSVGYASVDAGLLGRPVPGSDPRVHRAFTPHSVVEILDDTTDEPVTEPGRPGRVVVTSLFRRLMPVIRYPAGDRAEWTDNRARHFRILGRAEEGVRVGPVSLYSQDAQDAVAAADTAGRVVGMQLVVRRWDGRDGLVLRLATAPGDDDPAGLEPLAKGVVTELETARPLYPDSVRAGFVHPLSVEWARHRDLAVNPRSGKLVRVLDERPTA; translated from the coding sequence ATGTCCGCCCATCAGCTATCGGACCTCATACGTTTCGTCCGTCACAACTCACCCTTCTACCAAGACCTTTACGCGTCCCTGCCGCCGGACGCCGACCGCCTCACCGATCTCCCGGTCGTGGACCAGCAGGAGTTCTGGTCGGCCAACACCCTGCACGACAACCGCGTCCTGACCGGCCCTCTCAGCGAGGCGACCGTCTACAAGACCGGCGGCACCACCGGCGCCCCCAAGTTCTCCGTCTACACCCGCGACGAATGGCGCACCTTCGTGACCGCCTTCGGCCAGGGCCTGTTGGACACGGGGCTGCGCCCGGGGCACCGCGTCGCCGACCTCTTCTACGCGGGCGAGCTCTACGCCAGCTTCCTGTTCATCCTCGACTCGCTCGCCCACGCCCCGGTCGACAACGTCCGGCTGCCCATCGGCGGCGCCGCGCCGCTGGAGTCGACGGTCCCCACCCTGCAGGACTTCGCCGCCGAGGTCGTGGCCGGCACGCCCACCACCCTGTGCCGGCTGGCCGAGCACCTGATCTCCTCCGGCGTCCGGCTCGACGCCGTGGAGCTGGTCCTGTTCGGCGGCGAGGCGCTCTTCGCAGACCAGCGGCGCCTGCTGGCCGCCGCATTCCCCAACGCCGAGGCCCGCTCCGTCGGTTACGCCAGCGTCGACGCCGGCCTGCTCGGCCGCCCCGTGCCCGGCTCCGACCCCCGCGTGCACCGCGCCTTCACCCCGCACTCCGTCGTCGAGATCCTCGACGACACCACTGACGAGCCCGTCACCGAACCCGGACGGCCCGGACGGGTCGTGGTGACCAGCCTGTTCCGCCGCCTCATGCCCGTCATCCGCTACCCCGCGGGCGACCGCGCCGAGTGGACCGACAACCGGGCCCGGCACTTCCGCATCCTCGGCCGCGCCGAGGAAGGCGTACGCGTGGGGCCCGTGTCCCTGTACTCCCAGGACGCGCAGGACGCCGTGGCCGCGGCGGACACCGCCGGCCGTGTCGTCGGCATGCAGCTGGTCGTCCGCCGCTGGGACGGCCGCGACGGTCTGGTGCTGCGGCTGGCCACCGCTCCGGGCGACGACGACCCGGCCGGCCTGGAGCCGCTCGCCAAGGGGGTCGTCACGGAACTGGAGACGGCCCGGCCGCTGTATCCGGACAGCGTGCGCGCCGGTTTCGTCCACCCGCTGTCCGTGGAATGGGCGCGCCACCGCGACCTCGCCGTCAACCCGCGCTCGGGCAAGCTCGTCCGCGTCCTCGACGAGAGGCCGACCGCATGA
- a CDS encoding fatty acid CoA ligase family protein: MPGTTTGLRRDAFLAELLAWHAARTPDKAAVIHPDGRLEPAGRPGYASVDYAELAAKVSMCAAGLKGHGIARGTRTALLVTPGADLLTLVFALMHIGAVPVVVDPGMGLGRMLDCIHRVGVQAFIGVPSAHILRRLRPRAFAGVQSVIKVRQKNGTGLEELTALGAGLPHLPPLEPGPDDLALIGYTTGSTGPAKPVEITVGMLQGMAHGVESGHFTADMTTTLLTLPLMGVFDLAAGRTVVVPKMNMGRVGAADPALLTDAIQRFDVNAMFASPALLGPLSAHLAEADARVPSLRMVVSGGAPVSPGLMSALRAVLPGEARVFSTYGSTEALPMALVESREALAGPADGPAEGMGVCVGRPAPGTSVRTIEVSDRPVPRWTPHLPVGEGEIGEIVVSGRAVSPRYFQSSQADAEHKIQDGERRWHRTGDVGWIDGEGRIWFCGRKSHRVRTSGGDLHTVRCEGVFTPHPQVKRTALVGFGPHGEQRPVLCVELEPGAERHWPSIESELRALGANKAVTKTIDDFLPHPAFPVDVRHNAKIRRELLAGWAEDRLTGSRRPSGADQALRAVPLLGWAYLAAWPLLPWDHAALTALWWVDAFLSVVVHAVQIPSALRAEQELATGRRPWATAALTMVFGATWWRRRSSKAKGVAA; this comes from the coding sequence ATGCCCGGCACGACGACCGGACTGCGCCGGGACGCGTTCCTGGCCGAACTTCTCGCCTGGCACGCCGCCCGTACGCCCGACAAGGCAGCCGTCATTCATCCGGACGGCCGACTGGAGCCGGCCGGCCGGCCCGGCTACGCCTCGGTCGACTACGCCGAGCTCGCCGCCAAGGTCTCCATGTGCGCCGCCGGTCTCAAGGGGCACGGCATCGCCCGCGGTACCCGTACGGCCCTGCTGGTGACTCCTGGGGCCGACCTGCTCACCCTGGTCTTCGCGTTGATGCACATCGGCGCGGTACCGGTGGTGGTCGATCCCGGCATGGGGCTGGGCCGCATGCTGGACTGCATCCACCGGGTGGGTGTCCAGGCCTTCATCGGCGTACCGTCCGCGCACATCCTCCGGCGCCTGCGCCCGCGTGCCTTCGCCGGAGTGCAGAGCGTGATCAAGGTGCGCCAGAAGAACGGCACCGGACTCGAGGAGCTGACCGCCCTCGGCGCAGGCCTGCCGCACCTTCCTCCGCTGGAGCCCGGACCGGACGATCTCGCGCTGATCGGCTACACCACCGGCAGTACCGGCCCGGCCAAGCCGGTCGAGATCACCGTCGGCATGCTGCAGGGAATGGCGCACGGCGTCGAGAGCGGTCACTTCACCGCCGACATGACCACCACTCTTCTCACCCTGCCGCTGATGGGCGTGTTCGACCTCGCGGCGGGCCGCACGGTGGTGGTGCCGAAGATGAACATGGGCCGGGTCGGCGCCGCCGATCCCGCGCTGCTGACCGACGCGATCCAACGCTTCGATGTGAACGCCATGTTCGCCTCCCCCGCACTGCTGGGCCCGCTCTCGGCCCATCTGGCGGAGGCCGATGCGCGGGTGCCGTCACTGCGCATGGTCGTCTCCGGTGGCGCTCCGGTGAGCCCCGGGCTGATGAGCGCGCTGCGCGCCGTACTGCCCGGTGAGGCACGCGTGTTCAGCACCTACGGGTCGACCGAAGCGCTGCCGATGGCACTTGTCGAGAGCAGGGAGGCACTGGCCGGGCCGGCCGACGGCCCGGCCGAGGGCATGGGTGTCTGCGTGGGCCGGCCCGCACCCGGCACCTCGGTGCGCACCATCGAGGTCAGCGACCGGCCGGTCCCCCGCTGGACGCCCCACCTGCCCGTGGGAGAAGGCGAAATAGGCGAGATCGTTGTCAGCGGCCGGGCGGTCAGCCCCCGCTACTTCCAGTCGTCCCAGGCAGATGCCGAGCACAAGATCCAGGACGGCGAGCGTCGTTGGCACCGCACCGGTGACGTCGGATGGATCGACGGTGAGGGGCGCATCTGGTTCTGCGGACGCAAGAGCCATCGCGTCCGCACCTCGGGCGGCGACCTGCACACGGTGCGCTGCGAAGGCGTCTTCACCCCCCATCCGCAGGTCAAGCGCACAGCGCTGGTGGGTTTCGGCCCGCACGGAGAGCAACGACCCGTGCTGTGCGTCGAGCTCGAGCCCGGCGCCGAGCGGCACTGGCCCAGCATCGAGAGCGAGTTGCGCGCCTTGGGCGCGAACAAGGCGGTGACCAAGACGATCGACGACTTCCTGCCCCATCCCGCCTTCCCCGTGGACGTCCGCCACAACGCCAAGATCCGCCGGGAACTGCTGGCCGGCTGGGCCGAGGACCGGCTCACCGGAAGCCGCCGCCCGTCCGGCGCCGACCAGGCGCTGCGCGCCGTCCCGCTGCTCGGATGGGCCTACCTGGCGGCCTGGCCCCTGCTGCCCTGGGACCATGCGGCGCTGACCGCGCTGTGGTGGGTCGACGCCTTCCTCAGCGTCGTCGTCCATGCCGTCCAGATACCGTCCGCGCTGCGCGCGGAGCAGGAACTCGCCACCGGGCGCAGGCCATGGGCGACGGCCGCGCTCACGATGGTGTTCGGAGCCACGTGGTGGCGTCGGCGCAGCAGCAAAGCGAAGGGTGTTGCCGCGTGA